The following proteins come from a genomic window of Natronosalvus vescus:
- a CDS encoding PAS domain S-box protein — protein sequence MTAHCDGDASRSLERVDSAWFELLSVAGDPLGAVDSVGVFALWIAISVGVLGLTRETGNGGGSSGNTDDGTPTGDVDGNDPLEALLEAIDTLEEGTYDIAVPTERADEYGLLGDRLEGLADSLRTRSADLERYRGYTDDLVDAVDDVFILLEPDGTIRRWNESLVASTSYTYEDVTSMNAFEFFGSDERTRVETAVETALETGHARIETDAVGVDGTVVPYEFVLSRVEDPDGTVLLAAVGRDVSDRNAHRQRLRERERQLSTLMHNIPGMVYRCRNEPTWPMEFVSQGCQELTGYRPDQLVDGSVVWADDVLVTDNSVLWEHVQGSLETRKPFQVTYEAETADGRRRWFKEQGRGVFDDAGTLEALEGVIIDVTDRVESERELERTSELLQQTQRVASVGGWEIDVHGGEPYDVLLTDETFRIRGLEPADSIPLEQGIEWYHPDDRHRVREAVYRAIEDGVSYDLEARLHTERGDQRWVRVIGDPVREDGEIVMLRGSLQDITERKERERTLTRTREMLEQSQHIADVGGWVIELEDGEPSVCQWTEKAAEIFGLEPEGSLEFDESIALIHPDDRAQVRTAFERTAATGDPHDLEVRIGTDTGQVRWIRTIGKRYTDDGEPSHLQGSIQDITTRKERELALQSLHETTRELLQVDSIPAAASLITETADGVLDVSGSCVYAFDSETNTLDPIASSGGFSGYCDGDVSIGAGDGDSVLWETFLTGTQTVFDGAEVTSQSPVFGTRVEAGLVVPIGNHGVFVVAHDDVIDHETRRLAETLVATMEAAFDRLESEADLRTRDAELEAQNRRLSRQIQINDIIRTVDQSLIGASSQADIERTVCDRLSESEHVELAWIGGLNVAETVVEPRAWAGQPNEYLDAVSLETDVDEPELAVATALTETPAVVSNVADDLRTPWRKAALTHDLSSCLAVPLRVDEYTYGVLAVYTDEPGAFGDLERTVFSELGETIANAITAVEARSALSAESHLELTLHIDGTDDVLARLAADANCQVTYEGMGRHSSDEVHLFVITEGASAAAVTAILDDLVTVVGYRRIGGGETASSDESEPERCHFEITVSGTPLASRLTRHGGSPQSIRATASGIDAVVDLPTTADVREFVDTLGETYDHVELQARQHVDRAMHTRAQVVTELFNDLTERQLEVLRTAYFAGFFDWPRESTGQDIADMLEVSQPTINRHLRFAQQRLLTQLFERDGVGTGGSRS from the coding sequence ATGACAGCACACTGTGATGGCGATGCGAGCAGATCCCTCGAGCGTGTCGACAGCGCCTGGTTCGAACTCCTTTCGGTGGCGGGTGACCCACTGGGTGCGGTCGACAGTGTGGGTGTGTTCGCCCTGTGGATCGCTATCAGTGTGGGTGTTCTCGGACTCACCCGCGAGACGGGAAACGGTGGCGGGAGTTCGGGAAACACTGATGACGGCACGCCGACGGGCGACGTCGACGGAAACGACCCACTCGAGGCGCTCCTCGAGGCGATCGACACGCTCGAGGAAGGCACCTACGACATAGCGGTTCCGACGGAACGAGCGGACGAGTACGGCCTGCTCGGTGACCGTCTCGAGGGGCTGGCGGACTCGCTTCGGACGCGATCGGCCGACCTCGAGCGGTATCGCGGCTACACTGACGACCTCGTCGATGCCGTCGACGACGTGTTCATCCTGCTCGAACCGGACGGCACGATTCGACGCTGGAACGAGAGTCTCGTGGCATCGACGAGTTATACATACGAGGACGTCACCTCGATGAACGCCTTCGAGTTCTTCGGTTCGGACGAACGGACGCGAGTCGAGACGGCCGTCGAGACGGCGCTCGAGACCGGTCACGCTCGGATTGAGACCGACGCGGTCGGAGTCGATGGAACGGTCGTACCCTACGAGTTCGTACTTTCGCGTGTCGAAGACCCCGACGGGACGGTACTGTTGGCTGCGGTCGGCCGTGACGTCAGCGACCGAAACGCCCATCGCCAGCGGCTGCGCGAACGCGAACGGCAGCTTTCGACGCTGATGCACAACATCCCGGGCATGGTCTACCGATGCCGGAACGAGCCGACGTGGCCGATGGAGTTCGTCAGCCAGGGCTGTCAGGAACTGACCGGCTATCGGCCCGACCAGCTCGTCGACGGCTCCGTGGTCTGGGCTGACGACGTGCTGGTTACGGACAATTCTGTGCTCTGGGAGCACGTCCAGGGGAGCCTCGAGACCAGGAAGCCGTTTCAGGTCACCTACGAGGCCGAGACGGCGGACGGCAGGCGACGGTGGTTCAAAGAACAGGGACGCGGCGTCTTCGACGATGCGGGAACTCTCGAGGCCCTCGAGGGAGTGATCATCGACGTTACCGACCGCGTCGAGAGCGAGCGCGAACTCGAGCGGACGAGCGAACTCCTCCAGCAGACGCAGCGGGTGGCGAGTGTCGGCGGCTGGGAAATCGACGTCCACGGTGGGGAACCCTACGACGTCCTGTTGACCGATGAGACCTTTCGTATTCGGGGCCTCGAGCCCGCTGATTCGATTCCGCTCGAGCAAGGGATCGAATGGTACCATCCGGACGACCGCCACCGAGTTCGCGAGGCCGTGTATCGGGCCATCGAGGACGGTGTGAGCTACGACCTCGAAGCTCGACTGCACACCGAACGCGGCGACCAGCGGTGGGTCAGAGTAATCGGCGATCCCGTCAGGGAGGACGGTGAAATCGTCATGCTCCGTGGGTCCCTGCAGGATATCACCGAGCGAAAGGAACGCGAGCGCACCCTGACCCGAACTCGCGAGATGCTCGAGCAGAGTCAACACATCGCCGACGTCGGTGGGTGGGTCATCGAACTCGAGGACGGCGAGCCATCGGTCTGCCAGTGGACGGAGAAAGCCGCCGAGATATTCGGTCTGGAGCCAGAGGGCTCGCTGGAATTCGACGAGAGCATAGCGCTGATTCACCCCGACGACCGAGCCCAGGTTCGAACCGCGTTCGAACGAACGGCCGCCACTGGCGACCCCCACGACCTCGAGGTTCGGATCGGTACCGACACCGGGCAGGTTCGCTGGATCAGGACGATCGGGAAGCGCTACACCGACGACGGTGAGCCGAGCCACTTGCAGGGCTCGATCCAGGATATTACCACGCGGAAAGAGCGGGAACTGGCGCTTCAGTCCCTCCACGAAACGACCCGGGAGCTATTACAGGTCGACTCCATCCCGGCGGCCGCGTCGCTGATAACCGAGACTGCAGACGGGGTACTCGACGTTTCCGGCAGTTGTGTGTACGCGTTCGATTCGGAGACGAACACGCTCGACCCCATCGCGAGCTCCGGCGGATTTAGCGGCTACTGCGATGGAGACGTTTCGATCGGGGCCGGTGACGGAGACTCGGTGCTCTGGGAAACGTTTCTAACGGGTACGCAAACGGTCTTTGATGGGGCAGAGGTTACGAGTCAGTCACCCGTGTTCGGTACCCGTGTCGAGGCAGGGCTGGTCGTTCCGATCGGCAACCACGGCGTCTTCGTGGTCGCTCACGACGACGTGATCGACCACGAAACCCGACGTCTCGCCGAGACGCTCGTCGCCACGATGGAGGCGGCGTTCGATCGCCTCGAGAGCGAAGCCGATCTCCGAACCCGCGACGCTGAACTCGAGGCCCAGAATCGCCGGCTCAGCCGACAGATCCAGATCAACGACATCATTCGGACGGTCGATCAGTCGCTCATCGGGGCATCCAGCCAGGCGGACATCGAACGCACGGTCTGTGATCGGTTGAGCGAGAGCGAACACGTCGAACTCGCCTGGATTGGAGGCCTCAACGTCGCCGAAACGGTCGTCGAACCGCGGGCCTGGGCCGGACAGCCCAACGAGTATCTCGATGCCGTCTCCCTCGAGACCGATGTCGACGAACCGGAACTCGCCGTGGCGACGGCACTCACCGAAACGCCGGCGGTCGTCTCGAACGTAGCCGACGACCTGCGGACACCCTGGCGAAAAGCCGCGCTCACACACGACCTGTCCTCGTGTCTGGCAGTCCCCCTCCGCGTCGATGAGTACACGTACGGCGTCCTCGCGGTCTACACCGACGAACCTGGTGCATTCGGCGACCTCGAGCGAACGGTCTTCAGCGAACTCGGTGAAACGATCGCGAACGCGATCACGGCCGTCGAGGCGCGTTCGGCGCTCTCTGCGGAGTCCCACCTCGAGTTGACGCTGCACATCGACGGCACCGACGACGTCCTTGCCCGCCTCGCTGCGGACGCCAACTGTCAGGTGACCTACGAGGGGATGGGGCGACACAGCAGCGACGAGGTGCACCTGTTCGTCATCACCGAGGGTGCCTCGGCGGCAGCCGTTACCGCGATATTGGACGACCTGGTTACCGTCGTCGGTTACCGACGTATCGGTGGCGGTGAGACGGCGTCGTCGGACGAATCCGAACCCGAACGCTGTCACTTCGAGATCACCGTCTCGGGAACGCCGCTTGCCTCGCGGCTTACCCGTCACGGCGGCAGTCCACAATCCATCCGGGCGACTGCATCGGGTATCGACGCCGTCGTCGATTTACCGACTACGGCCGACGTCCGGGAGTTCGTGGACACACTCGGCGAGACCTACGATCACGTCGAATTGCAAGCACGTCAGCACGTCGACCGGGCCATGCACACCAGAGCCCAGGTCGTCACCGAACTGTTCAACGACCTCACCGAGCGCCAACTCGAGGTGCTCCGGACGGCGTACTTCGCGGGCTTTTTCGACTGGCCACGTGAGAGCACCGGTCAGGACATCGCCGATATGCTCGAGGTGAGCCAGCCGACGATCAACAGGCATCTGCGGTTCGCCCAGCAGCGGCTACTCACACAGCTATTCGAGCGAGACGGGGTCGGAACCGGAGGATCACGATCCTGA
- a CDS encoding DUF7411 family protein produces the protein MRLGLLYSGGKDSTLAALLLDNFYDVTLMTATFGITDDWTYARDTAESLDFAFERLDLDPDVAADAVETIRTDGFPRNGIQRVHQHALEALAESGFDAVADGTRRDDRVPTVSRAQAQSLEDRHDVDYIAPLSGFGRQAVDRLVDSTLDVTVGPSEEITRADYEAELRALIAEADGQDSIGSLFPAHEQTHVRGVQDR, from the coding sequence ATGCGCCTCGGATTGCTCTACAGCGGCGGGAAGGACTCGACACTCGCCGCGCTCCTCCTCGATAACTTCTATGACGTCACCCTGATGACGGCAACGTTCGGGATTACCGACGACTGGACGTACGCGCGCGACACCGCCGAATCACTCGATTTCGCGTTCGAACGCCTGGATCTTGACCCGGACGTGGCGGCCGACGCCGTCGAGACGATCCGCACCGACGGCTTCCCGCGAAACGGCATCCAGCGGGTACACCAGCACGCCCTCGAAGCGCTGGCCGAGTCCGGATTCGACGCCGTCGCAGATGGAACGCGCCGAGACGACCGGGTGCCGACGGTCTCGCGGGCACAGGCCCAGAGCCTCGAGGATCGACACGACGTCGATTACATCGCGCCACTGTCGGGCTTCGGACGGCAGGCGGTCGATCGGCTGGTGGACTCGACGCTCGACGTCACCGTCGGGCCGAGCGAGGAGATCACCCGGGCGGACTACGAAGCCGAACTTCGGGCGCTCATCGCGGAGGCCGACGGGCAGGACTCGATCGGGTCGCTGTTTCCGGCCCACGAACAGACGCACGTACGGGGCGTACAGGATCGATAA
- a CDS encoding CPBP family intramembrane glutamic endopeptidase: MDTHNRSAGYGRSLLVAVALTIGGIISAEFLTLPAILAEPGLISEPAETSREIRTAFFVLNFAGFFVAGAAYLWWTERGWGFIDIAVPDRRGWLMSIVGILVSIGFVIGAGVLSTLLDIPPSSNQVINFIGEDPTMVLIMIAIVFLFNAPAEEFLFRGVIQKRLYASFTKLHAVLVTSAIFALVHLPAYGLVPGGESVPPSAIAFSITIVFGGSVIFGYLYAITDNLFVPIAAHAGFNAFQFGTMYIVLQYGDDEDIEAITSTLLEVLPVLLEVRAIVGV; this comes from the coding sequence ATGGATACACACAACCGCTCGGCGGGATACGGCCGCTCACTCCTCGTCGCCGTCGCCTTGACGATTGGGGGGATTATTTCGGCGGAGTTCCTGACGTTGCCGGCGATTCTGGCCGAACCAGGGCTGATATCCGAACCAGCTGAGACCTCCCGAGAGATTAGGACGGCGTTTTTCGTCCTCAACTTTGCCGGCTTCTTCGTCGCAGGAGCAGCCTACCTCTGGTGGACTGAACGCGGTTGGGGGTTCATCGACATCGCGGTTCCGGATCGGCGCGGGTGGCTCATGTCGATCGTCGGAATTCTCGTCAGCATCGGCTTCGTCATCGGTGCGGGGGTACTGTCGACGCTCCTCGACATCCCGCCGTCGTCGAACCAGGTGATCAACTTCATCGGTGAGGATCCAACGATGGTCTTGATCATGATCGCCATCGTTTTCCTGTTCAACGCCCCAGCCGAGGAGTTTCTCTTTCGGGGCGTCATCCAGAAACGCCTCTACGCCTCGTTCACGAAGCTTCACGCCGTCCTCGTCACGAGCGCTATCTTCGCGCTCGTACACCTCCCGGCATACGGGCTCGTTCCCGGCGGCGAATCCGTCCCACCCTCGGCAATCGCGTTCTCCATCACCATCGTCTTCGGCGGTTCAGTCATCTTCGGCTACCTCTACGCGATCACCGACAACCTCTTCGTTCCCATCGCCGCTCACGCGGGTTTCAACGCTTTCCAGTTCGGTACCATGTACATCGTCCTCCAGTACGGCGACGACGAGGACATCGAGGCCATCACCTCGACGCTGCTCGAGGTACTCCCGGTGCTGCTCGAGGTACGGGCCATCGTCGGGGTGTAG
- a CDS encoding 30S ribosomal protein S19e yields the protein MATMYDVPAEALIEALAENLADDLEEPEWAAFTKNGVDRELPPEQENFWAIRAGSLLRKVADDGPVGVQRLATEYGGGKPGSNRYRVAPDKRSDGSRNVIRTILQQLEELDYVETADGEGRRITAEGRSFLDETAGEVLSDLDRPELERYA from the coding sequence ATGGCTACGATGTACGACGTTCCGGCGGAAGCGCTCATCGAAGCGCTCGCCGAGAACCTCGCCGACGACCTCGAGGAACCGGAGTGGGCAGCGTTTACGAAGAACGGTGTCGATCGAGAACTGCCCCCAGAGCAGGAGAACTTCTGGGCGATCCGCGCGGGCAGCCTGCTTCGGAAGGTCGCCGACGACGGCCCGGTCGGCGTCCAGCGCCTCGCCACCGAGTACGGTGGCGGCAAACCAGGCTCGAACCGCTACCGCGTCGCCCCCGACAAGCGATCGGACGGCTCGCGAAACGTCATCCGCACGATCCTCCAGCAACTCGAGGAACTCGACTACGTCGAGACCGCCGACGGTGAGGGTCGACGGATCACCGCCGAGGGACGCAGCTTCCTCGACGAGACCGCCGGCGAAGTTCTCTCCGACCTCGACCGTCCGGAACTCGAGCGCTACGCCTGA
- a CDS encoding DNA-binding protein, giving the protein MNGGQSDDDLDELRRKKMEQLQERAESQSGQGQGQANAEAQEAAQQQAEAQRQALLRQYLTDEARKRLNTVKMSKQQFGEQVERQIVALAQSGRIQGKIDDEKMQQLLKELQPEKKSFDIKRR; this is encoded by the coding sequence ATGAACGGTGGACAATCGGACGACGACCTCGATGAACTGCGCCGCAAGAAGATGGAGCAGCTTCAGGAGCGCGCCGAGTCCCAGTCCGGTCAGGGGCAAGGACAGGCCAACGCCGAAGCACAGGAGGCCGCCCAGCAACAGGCCGAAGCCCAGCGTCAGGCGCTCTTACGGCAGTATCTGACCGACGAGGCACGAAAGCGACTCAACACGGTAAAGATGAGCAAGCAGCAGTTCGGCGAACAGGTCGAACGACAGATCGTCGCGCTGGCCCAGAGCGGACGGATTCAGGGCAAGATCGACGACGAAAAGATGCAACAGCTACTCAAGGAACTCCAGCCCGAGAAGAAGAGCTTTGACATCAAACGACGTTGA